Part of the Desulfobacterales bacterium genome, GTGGCCCATATGGTCATACCGGCCCGGTTTACCCCCCAGGCCTTTGAAGACTGCGGCAAAAAAGGGGTCCGGCACATCATCATCAACTCCGGCGGTTTTTCGGAAACCGGACCCGAGGGCGAAGCCATCGAAAAGGCCTTCATGGACGTGGCGCGTCAATACGGCATGCGGGTCTTGGGCCCCAACTGCCAGGGCATCATCAACTCGGATCCCAAAATTCGGGCCTACTGCAACTTTACCTTCACGTTTCCGGAGCCCGGTTCCATTTCCATCGTGGCGCTAAGCGGCGGGGTTGCCGAACTGATCCACCAGGGATTTGTCGCCATGGGGGTGGGCACACGGATTTACGCCTCCAACGGAAACGCCTGCGACGTGAGCATCCCGGAGATTATCCGCTATCTGGGCGAAGACGAAAAAACCCGGGTCATCGTGACCTACGTGGAGGGGCTGAGAAATCCGTCCGAGTTCATAGCGGCGGTCACCCACGTGGCGGCCAGAAAACCGGTCCTGGCCATGAAAGCGGGCCGGACGGCCGCGGGCGCCAAGGCGGCGGCATCGCATACCGGCGGGCTTGCCAAAGAAGATCTGGCCACCGATCTGATCTTTAAAAAAGCCGGTGTTTTAAACTTCATGGATGAAGGTGAATTGATCGCCGCGGCCGCGGCCTTTGCGACCCAGCCGATTCCCAAGGGCAATCGGGTGGGCATTATCACCAATACCGGCGGGCCGGCGGTGATTGCCACCGATGTTTTTGTGGGCGCCGGTCTGGAATTGCCGTCACTTTCCGAAAAAACAGAGGCCTTTTTGAAAGAACGCCTGTTTCCGGATGCCTCGATCCGCAATCCAGTGGATGTGCTGGCCACTGCTCCGGCCGAGCATTTCCGGTTCTGCCTGGATGCCATGATGGCGGACGACAATTTCGACGCGGTGTTTGTCAACTTCGTTACGCCCTTTTTCGTGGAAACCGACAGCATCGTCAGAGAGATCGTGACGGTCAGCCAAAAACAGTTGAAACCGATTGTCTGCAACCTGATGACCGATCGGCGTCAGTGGACCGAGACCGTCAGGATTCTTCGCGAAGGCGGCGTTCCCTTTTTTGCGTTTCCCAGCGAGGCGGCCCGCGCCATGGCCGCTTTGGTGCGCTATCAACAGATTCGGCAGCAGGACGCCGGACGGGTCGTGATCTTTGACGATGTGGACAAGCCCCGGGCCGAAGCGATTCTGCAAAAGGCCGCGGCCGCCGGACGAAAGCGTCTGTCGGCGGCAGAGGTCTTTGAAATTCTGGCTGCCTATAAAATTCCGGTGGTCGACTGGGGCGCGGCCGATAGCGTTGAAGCAGCGGTTGCAACTGCGCAGCAAATCGGTTTCCCGGTGGCTGTCAAGGCGGATTCGGCCGCGGTCGTTCACAAGAGCGATATGGGCGCCGTGGCCCTCGACCTGAAAGACCCGGCTGCGGTCCGGGCTGCCGTTGAAAAGATGAAACAGAAAATCGAGGCCGACGATCTGTCCTTTTTCGTTCAGAAATATGTGCCCGGCGGCCTGGAGATCGCCCTGGGCGCCAAAGCCGAAGCGGGTCTCGGCCATCTGATCATGTTCGGCCTGGGCGGCATCTTTGTGGAAGTATTAAAAGACGTGGTGTTCAACCTGATGCCGGTGACCGACGCCGAGGCCGACCGGATGCTGTCCGACATAAAGGGCGCCGCACTGCTTGCCGGGGTCCGGGGCCGCCGGGGTGTCGATCGGGAGGCCGTCAAAGAGCTCATCTGCCGGCTATCGCAACTGGTCGGCGATTTGCCCGTCATTTCGGAAATGGATATCAATCCGGTGTTGGCTTTTGAAGACAGGGCCGTCGTCGTGGATGCCAGAATTTCGCTTGATTGACCCATTTTTTTGAATCGATTCTTTCAGGACTGGTTTAACCGACACTGAATTGAGTGAAAGGAGATCGTCATGGCATTATGGATGAACCTCGGACAGCAGTTGAAAGTCAATGCCAGAAAATTTCCGCAAACCGTTGCGCTGAAAGACAGCCGGCGGCAATTTACCTATCCGGAGCTCAACAGGCGGGTCAATCGCCTGGCCCACGGTCTTGGCGGGCTCGGTCTTGGAAAAGGGGACAAATTGGCGGTGCTGCTGGAAAACAGTATCGAGTTCATTGAGGTCTATCTGGCCGCGGCCAAGACCGGCATCGTGATCGTGCCCATTAATTTCAGGCTGCTGGGGCCGGACGTCGAATTCATTGTCAACAACTCCGATGCCCGCGCCATGATTGTCCACGATGAATTTACAGCGGTTGTCGGCGCCGTCAGGGACCGGCTGGAAAACGTGCGCCCGGAAAACTTTATCGCCGTCGGAAATACCTGTGAAGGCTACCGGAATTATGAAGACATCATGCAGGGGGCATCCGAACATGAGCCGGATGTCCGCGTAGCGCCCAAAGATGCCTGGATTCTGATCTATACCTCGGGCACCACCGGCAAACCCAAGGGGGTGGTCCGTTCCCACGAATCCCACATCGCCTTTTATCTGATCAACGCCGTCGATTTCGGCTTCAACGCGCACGACATCTGTTTGAACGTCATGCCGTTGTGTCATATCAACTCGACTTTTTTTACCTTCACCTTTACCTATGTCGGCGCCACCGTATATGTCCATCCGGCGCGATCATTCAGACCCGAAGAAATTCTTGAGATTATCGAACGCGAAAAGATCAGCTTTATTTCGCTGATTCCGACTCATTACAACACGATTCTCAACGTTTCCGAAGATGCGAAAAAGCGGGATGTCGGTTCCATCCGCAAACTGCTGTGCTCTTCCGCGCCGGTTCGGAAAAACATGAAGCTGGCCATCATGGAGTTCTTTCCCGGCGTTCAACTCTACGAAGGCTATGGCTCCACGGAAGCCGGGATTGTCACGGTGCTAAAACCCGAAGACCAGATGCGCAAGCTGGGCTCCATCGGCTATGAATCTTTGGGAACGGACTTTGTCAAAATCTGCGATGAAAGCGGACGCGAGGTGCCGGTGGGCGAGGTCGGCGAATTGTACTCCCGGGGGCCCATGCTGTTCGATGAATACTACAAGCTGCCGGATAAAACGGCTGCCGCTTTTCATGGCGAGTGGTTTTCAGCCGGCGATATGGCCCGCATGGACGCAGACGGCTTTTATCAGATTGTCGACCGCAAGGACAATATGATCATTACCGGCGGCGAGCATGTTTATCCCAGTGAGGTCGAAGACGTGATCGGCAGCATGCCCGAAGTGTTCGACGTGGCAGTCATCAGTTTGCCGGACGACAAATGGGGCGAGCGGGTGACGGCCGTGGTGATTCCAAAGACGGAAATCGATCAGGCAGCCATTATCGAGGTCTGCCGGGCCAAACTGCCCGGCTTCAAGGTCCCCAAGCAGGTGCTGATCATAGCAGACGACGAAATGCCCCGAACGGCCACCGGCAAGATTCTCCACCGCATTCTCAGGGAGCGCTATGGGGAAGGGGGAAAAGGGCCCTAGATGTTTAATCTGTAGGAAGGACGCCTGCGGTGCAGATTGAGGCGGGGAGAGCGATGCCTGTTGATTGACCATGTATTTGGAGCACCCGATAGGATAGTCTTACTTGACAGGCTTTGCCTTTTATTTTTGTTTGTAAAATACAAATTCCCAAAATGATTATCTTGTAAAAAGTCGAAAATGCGCCTCTTTCGTCATTCCCGCGAAGGCGGGAATCCAGGAATTTCAGACGGTTCTGGATGTCGGATCAAGTCCGGCATGACAATTGGAGTACTTTTTACGAGTTCATCAAATTTTGGTAATTGGAATTTGCCCTTCGACCCGGCTCAGGGCGGTGAGCCAGCCGAACCGTTTGATATTTGGGATTTGATACTTGGAATTTCAATAAGTAAATGAAATAACAACACAGGATAACCAAATTCTGGCCTCTGGGTCAGGATTCTTTTTTATTTGATTATTTATCGGAGAGGAGACCATCATGTTGACAAAAGCGTTCATACCGTACCAAGGCTATTACAGTACCCCCTTTTCCAGATGGCAGGGTACGATGGCCAATGAAAATTCAATCGTGCTGGCGGCGAATACCTCCAGCCGATGGTTTACCCGCAAGAACTGGGACCCCAAGATGTTCGATTATCTCTTTCTGGGAATCACGATACACCAGCTCCATGGATTTTACGGCGGTCCCTGGGCTGCGGCGCTCATGGGCGCACCGGGCATTCCCGGGGTGATATTGAGCCAGGCCTGTACCACATCCACCACCAGTATTTTTCAGGCTGCGACGGGCGTTGAGACCGGGCTTTATCAGAATGCCTACTGCCTGATGACCGATCGCTGTTCCAACGGCCCCCATGCGGTCTGGCCCAACCCCAATGGGCCGGGGGGCGAAGTCATTTCCGAGAACTGGCTGATGGACAACTTCAGTCAGGACCCCTGGGCCAAAAACGCCATGATTCAAACCGCTGAAAACGTTGCAAAGGAGACCGGCATCAAACGGGAGGAATGCGACGCCGTCACCCTCCGGCGCTACGAACAGTACATGGATGCCTTTGCCGACGACAAGGCCTTCAAAAAGCGCTACCTGTTTCCGGCCGAAGTCAGGATTTCCAAAAAAGAAGTCAAGCTGGTGGAGGATGACGAAGGCATTATGCCCACTACCGCCGAAGGCCTGGCCGGGCTCAGGCCCGTCGTACCGGACGGCGTCCATACGTTCGGCTCCCAGACCCATCCGGCCGACGGCAACTGCGGCCTGGCTATAACCACCCGTGAAAAGGCCAAAGAACTGAGCGCCGACCCCAAGATAGAGGTCCAGGTAATATCTTTCGGATACGCCCGCACCAAAAAAGGGTTTATGGCCATGGCAGTGGTGCCGGCAGCGCAGATGGCGCTGGACAAAGCCGGCATCACCGTAAAGGACGTCAAGACCATCAAAACCCACAACCCCTTTGCGGCCAATGACATTTACATGGCACGGCAGATGAACATCGATGTCAACAGCTTCAACAACTACGGCAGCTCGCTGATATTCGGGCATCCCCAGGCGCCCACAGCCGGACGCCTTCTCATTGAAGGGATTGAAGAAACGGCCATGGCCGGCGGCGGCTATCTGCTACTGGGCGGGTGTGCGGCCGGCGATACGGCCGCCGGGCTGGTGTTGAAAGTCGGATAGTAATACGAACAAAATCTCACCAGCAAAAAGCTCGCTGATTGCATGGTTTAATGCAGCAATCAGCGAGCCTTTTTGTTCCTTGGAATAATAGAAGTTTTGATTATGGAATTAGATATCTTAAAAAATTTATTTTATGAGAGTGGTTGATGGAGGCAAGGAAGTGCCTGTTTAAGGAGCGTCAAAATGTGAAGATAACTTGAACCCATCAAACAATTAAACAGTGCAGAATGGATCAGACGTTCTTTATTGATTTTTATAGAATTCTGTCGAGCACTGATAGCCGCTATATGCGTTTTGAGGTTCTCACCGTAAGCCGGGCACTAATGGTCGGAGTCCTCGCTCACCTGCTTGACGATTAGGACTTAAGGATCGTAGCCACAGACCTAACTTTCGGAAAGATTAAACATACATCTGATAGTGTGAAATTTTCAGGACCTCCGGACGTCATTATTTTCAGTGATTTTCTTCCAATCTGGGTGCCGCTGCTTCTGATCATCATGTGTAACACCCGCCATACTCAACCATACTCGCTGTATGCAAAAACTTTCAATAACGAAAAAAACTCAACCAAGCTGGATTCATACTAAAATAGTGACATTTTCAACCATACTGATGGTATTTGCTACAGATTAATTTCCAGCTCAGGATGAATGGGAGGCCAATTTGAAATGTAAATTTAAGATACCACGAAATGAATTGAACGCGCAATAATTATATGTGTTTCAGAGTCATGTACGATAGAGAACTGCCAGAGATAATCTCCAATATTCAAGACAATTCAAAAATGGGTAGAGGGACGGTCTTGTTTTAATGCATTAAGGTTCCAAGAAGGTTAGTAAGGGAATGGCGGATTTTCTATGAGTTGGCCACTACATACCGGTTGATTCAACTATTTCCACCTGAGATATCTTCTGGAGATCGCAGCCGCATCAAAACTACAGATATGAGAGTAGTATCTCAAGGCCAAGAAAAATTGTTATAAGAGAATAGTAGCCGAAATGGAGTATTGTTTTTATATTTTCAAACGACTTTGGTTGTTTTAAATTAAATCGTATGAATGTCAACGGACTATCCCCCACCGACTAAAATCATAAAAATCACCTTTTCCCCGTCTTTGAGGACCCGCTTTGAATATTGGTCGCGGTTTAGAATGCCTTCCTCATTCAGCATCACCTGAATGGTTAAATCCAGTTTGCCGTCATTATCCAGGAGGGCCTTTTGCATCTCCCGGCCGTGGCGCTTTGTAAGAAAAGCGACCAGATCCGCGACGGTTCCGGCGGGAAGATCGATTTCGGTTTTTTTCCCGATGAGTTTTGCCAACGCCGGCAAACCCAGCGATTCGATTTTGATTTTCACAGATTTTACTCCATTGCTAGATGATCTGTTGTTCCTCGAATTTGCGGCTGATGCTTTCCGCCGCTTCCCTGGTGGCCGTTACCAACGCCTTCATTTTATCATCGTCAAGGGTCATTTTAAATCCCACCACCCAGATCGCGGCGCTAAAATGCCGATTTAAACGGATCGGTGCGGCCACGGCCCGGACTCCGGGGATATATTCCTCATAATCAGCGGCATAACCCATCTTTCGAACCTGTTCAATATCGGAAAGATACTGCTGCGGATCGGTGGCGGTATTATCCGTATATCGGGGGATTCCTTTGGATTGAATGATTTGGGACGCCCGGGACGCATTCATTTCGGCCAGGAAAACTTTTCCGGCAGCGCCTGCCATCAGCGGAAGGGCTGTTCCCACCGGGGAAGTGATTTTAAGGTCGTTGCGGGATTCGACGATATCCAGGATGGTGATGTGCTCGCCGTTCAGCACCCCCAGGAAGACAGACTCCTGGGTTATTTCCATCAGGTTTTCCATCACCGGCCGGGCCAGGTCTTTTAAATCGAACTGGGAATAGGCTGCTTTGCCCAGCTCCAGAAGCGTCAGCCCCGAGCGATACCGTTTGGTGGCGGGGTCGCGCATGATGGCGCCAAGTTCTTCCAGGGCGGCGGTGATGCCGTGGACCGTACTTTTACCGATCCCCAGCTCTTTGGACAGGTCACTGATTTTAAGCCCCTGGGCGGATTTGGTGACCAGTCTCAAAATCTCAAACGCTTTTGTTACGGACGGTGCAAGATATTTCGGCGGCATTGTTCACCATAGTGAATATTTTGATTAGTATTACAATTATTTTATTTTTTTGTCAATATTATTTTTTTGAATGGTTATGCTTGTTTTTATATAATTCAAAAGGATTGATACGATCAGTTTTCTCTTG contains:
- a CDS encoding MoaD/ThiS family protein, which encodes MKIKIESLGLPALAKLIGKKTEIDLPAGTVADLVAFLTKRHGREMQKALLDNDGKLDLTIQVMLNEEGILNRDQYSKRVLKDGEKVIFMILVGGG
- a CDS encoding thiolase family protein encodes the protein MLTKAFIPYQGYYSTPFSRWQGTMANENSIVLAANTSSRWFTRKNWDPKMFDYLFLGITIHQLHGFYGGPWAAALMGAPGIPGVILSQACTTSTTSIFQAATGVETGLYQNAYCLMTDRCSNGPHAVWPNPNGPGGEVISENWLMDNFSQDPWAKNAMIQTAENVAKETGIKREECDAVTLRRYEQYMDAFADDKAFKKRYLFPAEVRISKKEVKLVEDDEGIMPTTAEGLAGLRPVVPDGVHTFGSQTHPADGNCGLAITTREKAKELSADPKIEVQVISFGYARTKKGFMAMAVVPAAQMALDKAGITVKDVKTIKTHNPFAANDIYMARQMNIDVNSFNNYGSSLIFGHPQAPTAGRLLIEGIEETAMAGGGYLLLGGCAAGDTAAGLVLKVG
- a CDS encoding AMP-binding protein, with translation MALWMNLGQQLKVNARKFPQTVALKDSRRQFTYPELNRRVNRLAHGLGGLGLGKGDKLAVLLENSIEFIEVYLAAAKTGIVIVPINFRLLGPDVEFIVNNSDARAMIVHDEFTAVVGAVRDRLENVRPENFIAVGNTCEGYRNYEDIMQGASEHEPDVRVAPKDAWILIYTSGTTGKPKGVVRSHESHIAFYLINAVDFGFNAHDICLNVMPLCHINSTFFTFTFTYVGATVYVHPARSFRPEEILEIIEREKISFISLIPTHYNTILNVSEDAKKRDVGSIRKLLCSSAPVRKNMKLAIMEFFPGVQLYEGYGSTEAGIVTVLKPEDQMRKLGSIGYESLGTDFVKICDESGREVPVGEVGELYSRGPMLFDEYYKLPDKTAAAFHGEWFSAGDMARMDADGFYQIVDRKDNMIITGGEHVYPSEVEDVIGSMPEVFDVAVISLPDDKWGERVTAVVIPKTEIDQAAIIEVCRAKLPGFKVPKQVLIIADDEMPRTATGKILHRILRERYGEGGKGP
- a CDS encoding IclR family transcriptional regulator; the encoded protein is MPPKYLAPSVTKAFEILRLVTKSAQGLKISDLSKELGIGKSTVHGITAALEELGAIMRDPATKRYRSGLTLLELGKAAYSQFDLKDLARPVMENLMEITQESVFLGVLNGEHITILDIVESRNDLKITSPVGTALPLMAGAAGKVFLAEMNASRASQIIQSKGIPRYTDNTATDPQQYLSDIEQVRKMGYAADYEEYIPGVRAVAAPIRLNRHFSAAIWVVGFKMTLDDDKMKALVTATREAAESISRKFEEQQII
- a CDS encoding acetate--CoA ligase family protein — encoded protein: MIDALFEPKGVAVIGASAKELHIGNRIIKNLVDFGYTGDIYPINPNADEIRGLKAYKSVLDVPGQVDVAHMVIPARFTPQAFEDCGKKGVRHIIINSGGFSETGPEGEAIEKAFMDVARQYGMRVLGPNCQGIINSDPKIRAYCNFTFTFPEPGSISIVALSGGVAELIHQGFVAMGVGTRIYASNGNACDVSIPEIIRYLGEDEKTRVIVTYVEGLRNPSEFIAAVTHVAARKPVLAMKAGRTAAGAKAAASHTGGLAKEDLATDLIFKKAGVLNFMDEGELIAAAAAFATQPIPKGNRVGIITNTGGPAVIATDVFVGAGLELPSLSEKTEAFLKERLFPDASIRNPVDVLATAPAEHFRFCLDAMMADDNFDAVFVNFVTPFFVETDSIVREIVTVSQKQLKPIVCNLMTDRRQWTETVRILREGGVPFFAFPSEAARAMAALVRYQQIRQQDAGRVVIFDDVDKPRAEAILQKAAAAGRKRLSAAEVFEILAAYKIPVVDWGAADSVEAAVATAQQIGFPVAVKADSAAVVHKSDMGAVALDLKDPAAVRAAVEKMKQKIEADDLSFFVQKYVPGGLEIALGAKAEAGLGHLIMFGLGGIFVEVLKDVVFNLMPVTDAEADRMLSDIKGAALLAGVRGRRGVDREAVKELICRLSQLVGDLPVISEMDINPVLAFEDRAVVVDARISLD